GTGATGCTCTGGCTAAGGCCCTGTACAGTCGAATGTTTGACTACCTTGTCGAGGTAAGGAATATAATGGTGAAAGTCAGAAAGCAGGccttaaattatgtaaaaactaaatatataattgGATTAAAATAAGTTCATGCAAGATCTTTCCCCCATTTTGTTGAAAACTCTCTCTTTTGAGTCTGTCACAATTCAGTAGAGACTTCAATTGGTGAAGAGAGATAACCAATTTGtgtgtaaaaataaacatttcattgtttCCTGTTAGaataatttcttaattaaataATATGCTAACTATACATAGTTGATTGGACATCTTGTGAATTAGCAAAATAATCACTTCCAAATTGACCTGAACTTTCCAATGTTTTTCTCCCTTGAACTATTTAGTGTCGACCCAGCAGTTATTTCTCTATAAACCTGAGAAATCTGTGAGAGCAcctgatatataaaatgtgtagCTGGTATGAGGTGCTCATTTGATATTGTATGTTTTAGGCGGTCAACCGTGCCATGAGGAAAGACAAAGAAGAGATCAACATAGGCATCCTTGATATTTACGGGTTCGAAATTTTCGAGAAGAATGGATTTGAACAGTTCTGTATTAATTACGTCAACGAAAAACTACAGCAGATTTTTATAGAGCTTACACTGAAGGCAGAACAGGTGGGTGGACAGTCTCTCTAAGGAAATCATTCAACTACAGCTGGAACTCTGTTACATAAATCATAAAAGAATCAATTCACTGTTACTATGTATGTGTTGGGGGAactctgtatttttttttttaaatgttgatttggGTAAATACTATATGGCTCAGGGtaaaatttgttatttataaaCTATGATACAGttttccttaaaaaaaattatagcaAAGAATATGTACTTTACTTTATCATCACAAATTTGAGATAtactacattgtagtaatgTGTGAACAGATAtacta
This sequence is a window from Pecten maximus unplaced genomic scaffold, xPecMax1.1, whole genome shotgun sequence. Protein-coding genes within it:
- the LOC117320338 gene encoding unconventional myosin-Ie-like, producing the protein LDYPAYLLGVDKEYLRTKLTSRDMDSKWGGKSEVIHVTLNVEQAEFSRDALAKALYSRMFDYLVEAVNRAMRKDKEEINIGILDIYGFEIFEKNGFEQFCINYVNEKLQQIFIELTLKAEQ